TGCAGGCCCAGGAAGCCAGCCCCGCCTTCAAGGCCGGCAAGGCCTTCAACGCGGCCATCTTCGGCGACCATCCCTATGCCTTCTTCTCCGTCAGCCCCGAGGTGCTGAAGGCCGCCACGCCCGAAACCCTGCGCGCCCTCCACCAGGGCCGGTTCCAGCCCAGCCAGGCCGCGCTCGTCATCAGCGGCGACCTGCAGGTGGACAGCACCCTCAAGCTGATCACCGCCGCCTTCGGCGACTGGAAGGATGCCGGGGCCGCACTCAAGCCCCTGCCCCAGGCACCCGCCACTTCAGCCCACCAATTCCAGCTGCTGCCCCGGCCCGGTTCGGTGCAGTCCACCCTGCGCGTGGGGCGCCCCGCCGTGCCGGTCACCCACCCGGACTACATCCCGCTGCAGCTGGCCAACGTGATCCTGGGCGGTTCCTTCGACAGCCGCATCACCAAGAACATCCGAGAGGACAAGGGCTACACCTACTCGCCCGGCGCCCGCGCCGCAGGCATGCAGGCGGGCGGAAGCTACACCGTGCGCGCCGATGTGCGCACCGAGGTGACCGCGGCCAGCCTGATGGAGATCTTCTACGAGATGGACCGCATGGGCACCACCACCGTCGGGGAAGATGAGCTGCTGCGCGCCAAGCGCTACATGGGCGGCACCACCCTCTTCCAGAACCAGATGCTCCGGGCCCTCACGGGCACCCTGGCCCTCTACTGGGTGAACGGCCAGAAACCCGAAGCCCTCTCCGAGTTCATCCCCAAGGTGAACGCGGTCTCCGCGGCGGAAGTGCGCCGCATCGGCCGCGCCTACTTCGCCTCCAAGGACCAGTCCGTGGTGGTGGTGGGGGATGAGGCGAAGGCCAAGGCTGAGCTCGAACACTTCGGCCCGGTACAAATCCTGAAGAACTGAGCCGCCATTCACTTGCCTAAAGGGGCCGCCCGTGGGCGGCCCCTTTCATGTTCAACCCTACTTGCGGGTGAGCAGGCTTTCCCCGCTGGGGTCGATCTGTTTGAGGGAGGTCACCTGGCCGTTCACCAGCACGAACTCAAAGATGAGATCAGAAAATTCAGGACTGCGGAATTTCAGACCGCGGTAGGGCAGGAGCTTCGTCTGAGGCTGCCCTGGGGCGACGATCGCCAAGCCGGCCCCCTCTTTGAATTGAACCTGCACCTTGTAGCCCGTGGCGGTCTCGTAAGTACCCACCAGCTTTCCGGCCATGGCCGGATCCAGGGCCGGGGCCCGGCGCACAAAGGTGGCTTCGGATTCATCCAGGCTCATGACAGCCCTGTCCACGTCGCCCTGGGGGCTGGTCTGGAAATTCACGGACCACTTGCCGTCTTCCTCGTCATCGGCCGTGTCGAACCGATCGTAATGGAAGTGGCTCAGCGCGAATTTCATCTTGTGGAAGTCGAACTGCAACTGGTCGCCCACCTTGCCGATGGTGAGAATCCCGTAGGCGGGATGCTCGAATTCACCGGTGAAATCATCCAATG
This sequence is a window from Geothrix sp. PMB-07. Protein-coding genes within it:
- a CDS encoding pitrilysin family protein — encoded protein: MKLTRHALVLMLASCGLGLFAGHEEAPLPKDLPPYGAERPIPPLAITQRTLPNGLTVWLLNRPGFPKVAATLAVRGGNAHDAPTAQGLSGLMAGLLTEGTARRSSKQIAEELQTIGGDLGGYAGPDAVFIQASSLSHGLPTLLDLLADVARHPAFPANEVELAKANTLQGLQAQEASPAFKAGKAFNAAIFGDHPYAFFSVSPEVLKAATPETLRALHQGRFQPSQAALVISGDLQVDSTLKLITAAFGDWKDAGAALKPLPQAPATSAHQFQLLPRPGSVQSTLRVGRPAVPVTHPDYIPLQLANVILGGSFDSRITKNIREDKGYTYSPGARAAGMQAGGSYTVRADVRTEVTAASLMEIFYEMDRMGTTTVGEDELLRAKRYMGGTTLFQNQMLRALTGTLALYWVNGQKPEALSEFIPKVNAVSAAEVRRIGRAYFASKDQSVVVVGDEAKAKAELEHFGPVQILKN